From a region of the Nitrospira sp. genome:
- a CDS encoding DUF1566 domain-containing protein produces MHVDNRWIRGIGVLGVILGSLVVAEWHSANALEGEQRSPTDQPSLSQSWDKKLPGTARFTVLADFGGTAVRDNETGLVWEQSPETKTVNWTTARFQCTSRKIGGRMGWRLPSVHELASLVDPSVSPGPTLQAGHPFVNVQAAHYWSATSFAGKPTHAWNVGFVMGMVHDIKVTDSHNVWCVRGENNANAY; encoded by the coding sequence ATGCACGTCGACAACAGATGGATAAGAGGTATCGGTGTCCTAGGGGTGATACTCGGAAGTTTGGTTGTCGCAGAGTGGCATTCTGCCAATGCGCTTGAGGGGGAACAACGCTCGCCGACAGATCAACCGAGTCTCTCACAAAGCTGGGATAAGAAGTTACCTGGCACCGCGCGGTTTACCGTCTTGGCAGATTTTGGTGGAACAGCGGTGCGGGATAACGAAACAGGGTTGGTCTGGGAACAATCCCCGGAGACGAAGACCGTGAATTGGACAACCGCACGGTTTCAGTGTACGAGCCGCAAGATTGGCGGGCGTATGGGTTGGAGACTTCCATCGGTGCACGAGTTGGCAAGCCTGGTAGATCCTTCCGTCTCACCGGGCCCCACTCTACAGGCGGGCCATCCCTTCGTAAACGTGCAGGCTGCCCACTATTGGTCAGCGACGTCGTTTGCCGGTAAACCGACCCACGCGTGGAATGTGGGATTCGTCATGGGGATGGTGCACGACATAAAAGTCACGGACAGTCACAACGTCTGGTGTGTACGTGGTGAGAACAATGCGAATGCGTACTAA
- a CDS encoding class I SAM-dependent methyltransferase, which produces MNDNRSQHFGQYLTVIVMIAPSPRRIVEIGSGFSSAAMLDTDEKFFGGQVQFTFIEPYPDRLLSLLRNKDVERCEIIKQPVQMVSVDHFDNLCENDFLFIDSSHVGKICSDVLHNLFTLLPSLKKGVIVHFHDILWPFEYPQRWIDFGRAWNEGYFMRAFLQYNKSFEILYFNSYMEFHHSSFLKDNLRLTLKPPSNDLTPGNTSLWLRVC; this is translated from the coding sequence GTGAATGACAACCGATCACAACATTTCGGACAGTATTTAACCGTCATCGTCATGATTGCGCCCTCGCCTCGACGAATAGTGGAGATCGGCTCTGGCTTTTCGTCTGCGGCAATGCTCGACACTGATGAGAAATTTTTTGGGGGACAGGTACAATTTACATTTATTGAGCCTTATCCAGACCGGCTTCTAAGCCTACTTCGGAACAAAGATGTCGAACGCTGTGAAATCATAAAACAACCGGTTCAGATGGTGAGCGTAGACCATTTTGACAACCTCTGTGAGAATGATTTCCTTTTTATCGATTCCTCACATGTTGGAAAGATTTGCAGCGATGTTCTTCATAATCTTTTCACACTCCTCCCGTCTTTAAAGAAAGGCGTCATCGTACATTTTCACGACATCTTGTGGCCATTCGAGTATCCTCAGAGATGGATTGATTTTGGCAGAGCGTGGAATGAAGGCTACTTCATGAGGGCTTTTCTGCAATATAATAAATCGTTTGAGATCTTGTATTTTAATTCATACATGGAATTCCACCATTCAAGCTTCTTGAAGGACAATCTGCGACTGACCTTGAAACCCCCATCAAATGACCTCACGCCAGGGAACACAAGCCTGTGGCTTAGAGTCTGTTGA
- a CDS encoding patatin-like phospholipase family protein has product MEYPSIRKANATLLCLTLSTLVCCGQFITNVPNITPREDSNVVRGVRVESISNLEVLRIAEHNEKALSHYRQVEAQYYKNAGQGTPRYCITFSGGGIRSAAFNIGVMKALEEKGRLQNLDLISSVSGGSYAAAWLYTQRHASPEGSLSSLFDDTHINYVADRAKFVQWPSIRSMLSASLRYLSGTMFALAQIMDGRIMYVDATWFQIQYETAIRRAFLTAPSGKIYVTAMPDIKEIVSSHHLPTVVFNSALVVPDRTYTKWGPRIFEITPSYMGSDAVGFYPWNPENSETGWTRIDRVARLSGAAVDATHEDSHYSQIAVQLTEASLGGYMPLEKESGVYLADGGFIDNLGAYTAIRRLCEEIIVVDAGYDPQYEFCDYRGLRDALSKEMDVDLKIEDIDSIVPRTLCVNPKPHPSSDQICPLQLSFNKHRPVMIGRVGPFPLGDGNNTLRVVYIKMAVDNKEFDLASRDSAAKSALGKKYSSTVQSWYEKRKAVSKECDPDFPHFPTTKQNFSAEQFHAYVDLGYATLTNQWDTIEQ; this is encoded by the coding sequence ATGGAGTATCCTTCCATCCGGAAAGCAAATGCGACTCTTCTTTGCCTAACGCTTTCCACACTTGTCTGCTGCGGGCAATTCATCACTAACGTACCGAACATTACGCCTCGGGAGGATTCAAATGTTGTTCGGGGCGTTCGTGTTGAATCCATCTCCAATCTAGAGGTCTTACGGATAGCAGAACACAATGAGAAAGCACTGTCACACTATCGCCAAGTTGAAGCGCAATATTATAAAAATGCTGGACAAGGAACCCCACGGTACTGCATTACGTTTTCAGGTGGTGGCATTCGATCAGCTGCTTTTAATATTGGTGTAATGAAAGCACTAGAAGAAAAAGGGCGCCTACAAAACCTCGATCTTATTTCGAGCGTTTCTGGCGGTTCATACGCGGCAGCGTGGCTTTATACTCAAAGGCATGCAAGCCCAGAGGGTTCTCTAAGTTCATTGTTTGATGATACACACATTAATTACGTTGCGGACCGTGCAAAGTTCGTACAGTGGCCTTCCATTCGGTCTATGCTTAGTGCATCCCTTAGATATCTAAGTGGTACAATGTTCGCTCTCGCGCAGATCATGGATGGCAGGATAATGTATGTAGATGCAACATGGTTTCAGATTCAATATGAGACGGCCATCAGAAGAGCGTTTCTAACCGCCCCTTCTGGAAAGATTTATGTGACGGCGATGCCCGATATTAAGGAAATCGTAAGTTCGCATCACCTGCCTACCGTCGTTTTCAATTCGGCGCTTGTCGTTCCTGACAGGACTTATACAAAGTGGGGGCCACGAATCTTCGAAATCACCCCATCGTATATGGGTTCCGATGCGGTGGGATTTTATCCCTGGAACCCCGAAAATTCAGAGACTGGTTGGACTAGGATCGACCGAGTTGCACGTTTATCCGGCGCTGCCGTAGACGCAACCCACGAAGACAGCCATTATTCGCAAATCGCGGTTCAACTCACAGAGGCAAGCCTCGGCGGGTATATGCCGCTTGAAAAAGAATCCGGTGTATATCTTGCCGATGGAGGTTTTATTGACAACCTAGGCGCATATACTGCCATTCGCCGGTTATGTGAAGAGATCATCGTCGTTGACGCCGGATATGATCCGCAATATGAATTTTGTGATTATCGTGGCCTGCGAGACGCCTTAAGCAAAGAAATGGATGTAGACCTGAAAATTGAGGATATAGATTCCATCGTTCCAAGGACGCTCTGCGTCAATCCGAAGCCTCACCCCAGCAGTGATCAGATTTGTCCGCTACAACTTTCGTTTAACAAGCATCGCCCTGTAATGATCGGAAGAGTCGGTCCTTTTCCTCTCGGGGATGGGAATAACACACTGCGCGTTGTTTACATAAAAATGGCGGTGGACAATAAGGAGTTCGACCTCGCATCCCGAGACAGCGCTGCTAAAAGCGCTCTTGGGAAAAAGTATTCTTCTACTGTTCAAAGCTGGTATGAAAAACGAAAGGCAGTTAGCAAAGAATGCGATCCAGATTTCCCGCACTTTCCCACAACGAAACAGAACTTTTCCGCAGAGCAATTTCACGCCTATGTAGACCTTGGATATGCCACATTGACGAACCAATGGGACACAATTGAACAGTGA
- a CDS encoding thermonuclease family protein has protein sequence MKTALILAFLHCTAIAAFSFTGQVVAIVDGDTIEVLHNLKAERIRLNGIDCPEKSQAYGKSARQAASTLVFDKEVTLQIYGKD, from the coding sequence TTGAAAACAGCTCTCATCCTTGCTTTCCTCCATTGCACCGCCATAGCGGCATTCTCGTTTACTGGCCAAGTGGTAGCAATCGTTGATGGTGACACAATTGAGGTACTCCACAATCTAAAAGCGGAACGTATCAGACTCAATGGCATTGACTGCCCTGAGAAGAGCCAAGCCTACGGTAAGAGTGCCAGGCAAGCTGCCTCCACCTTAGTCTTTGACAAGGAAGTCACCCTTCAAATTTACGGCAAGGATTGA
- a CDS encoding thermonuclease family protein, with product MGASLAEVLRSEGTNINHELVKDGWCWWCRQYAPADMVLEGLESGARAARKGLWNDPNPIPPWEWR from the coding sequence ATGGGCGCTTCCCTCGCCGAGGTACTGCGTTCAGAAGGAACGAACATCAATCACGAACTGGTCAAAGATGGGTGGTGCTGGTGGTGTCGGCAATATGCTCCAGCTGATATGGTTCTAGAAGGTTTGGAGAGTGGAGCACGAGCGGCAAGGAAGGGCTTATGGAACGATCCTAACCCAATACCGCCGTGGGAATGGCGATAG
- a CDS encoding DUF1610 domain-containing protein: protein MRQIPDRLCTWCNILMKKRLIGGEHYVHYTCPKCIFQHTSRLSAKP, encoded by the coding sequence GTGAGACAGATCCCAGATCGCCTCTGCACCTGGTGCAACATACTCATGAAGAAACGGCTGATCGGCGGTGAGCACTACGTCCATTACACTTGCCCGAAATGCATCTTCCAGCACACGAGTCGACTGAGCGCCAAACCCTAG
- the hxsC gene encoding His-Xaa-Ser system radical SAM maturase HxsC, with amino-acid sequence MLKLNGHLPMLQTATRDAYLVTVTTNDTLPSDLRSGRALMMGPGLDPEGFKAVLVKERVDAVSTTDSKRDVFLLSNDYDYLDEGDILRLDPNTGAMRCLHRRNSHHNTILLTERCDHYCLMCSQPPKEIDDAWLLDEAKNLISLIPRETQHLGFSGGEPTMYGERFIELLQHTKHCLPTTAIDVLSNGRAFKDIDFTRSYAEVNHPNLMMAIPIYSDDPVRHDYVVQSKGAFDETVLGILNLKSLNQRVEIRIVIHKQTVDRLVNTCQFIARNLLFVDHVALMGLEITGFTRTNLETLWIDPYEYKDILSEAITTLNSYGIPASVYNHQLCTINSDAMNNYRKSISDWKNEYLEECGACTKRDICGGLFSSSKKYKHSAYIKAFL; translated from the coding sequence ATGCTGAAGCTTAACGGACATTTACCGATGCTACAGACCGCAACACGAGATGCCTATCTTGTTACGGTCACCACGAATGACACCCTTCCTTCAGACTTAAGAAGTGGTCGAGCATTAATGATGGGGCCGGGCTTGGATCCTGAAGGCTTCAAGGCAGTACTCGTGAAGGAACGAGTGGATGCCGTATCGACTACTGATTCAAAGCGCGATGTCTTCCTACTGTCCAATGACTATGACTATTTGGATGAAGGGGACATCTTGCGGCTTGATCCGAACACGGGGGCAATGCGCTGCTTGCATCGCAGAAACTCTCATCACAATACGATCCTCTTAACCGAGCGTTGTGACCATTATTGTTTGATGTGCTCGCAACCGCCAAAAGAAATTGACGATGCATGGTTATTGGATGAAGCTAAGAATCTCATCTCGCTGATTCCTCGCGAAACCCAGCACCTAGGATTCTCCGGTGGTGAGCCGACCATGTATGGAGAACGCTTTATTGAATTGCTTCAGCACACAAAACACTGTCTTCCTACTACTGCAATCGATGTCCTTTCAAATGGGCGAGCCTTTAAAGATATTGATTTCACAAGGAGCTATGCGGAGGTAAATCACCCCAACCTCATGATGGCAATCCCAATCTATTCCGATGATCCGGTCAGGCATGACTATGTTGTACAAAGCAAAGGCGCATTTGATGAAACGGTTCTCGGTATCCTGAACCTAAAATCTCTGAATCAACGGGTAGAGATACGAATTGTCATTCACAAGCAAACCGTGGATCGCCTTGTTAATACCTGCCAGTTCATTGCTCGCAATCTCCTATTCGTGGATCATGTTGCCCTTATGGGATTGGAGATAACTGGTTTCACACGCACTAATCTGGAAACGCTTTGGATTGACCCGTACGAGTACAAAGACATTTTGAGCGAGGCCATCACAACATTGAATTCCTATGGCATTCCAGCCTCAGTATATAACCATCAACTCTGCACCATTAATTCTGATGCTATGAATAACTACCGCAAGTCTATCAGCGATTGGAAAAATGAATATCTTGAGGAGTGCGGCGCATGTACGAAGAGAGACATATGCGGAGGCTTATTCAGTTCATCAAAGAAGTACAAACACAGTGCTTACATTAAGGCATTTCTGTGA
- a CDS encoding tyrosine-type recombinase/integrase, whose product MACVRKRRGKYVVDWRDGSGVRHWKTFHKKTDADAHRDKVGPESRQRLNPTVPANINIKDYSDHWKKLIGKTVKSRTLNRYSEILTLHILPRFEKVTVQKLDRGRIKLLLAEKLNEGLEKRTVRNIQAVLRAMLNAAIDDGLIISNPASKLGRTLKLTFSKSATQEEIKALTIEQRQIFLATAMREAPRYYPFFFVLAGTGMRLGEALALQAEDVDIPSKTIRIGRAFCEDGELGTPKCGHGRTVDISQTLTQALATQDTTRKEDKLKYGWAELPPWLFVTKAGTPLDAANVRKAMQSILKKAKLPTHFTPHSLRHTYASILLADGISPVYVQEQLGHATIELTVSTYGRWLKKKAPGALDRLDSLQVISAAALVSGSKVVASGASAKNTRTGSKLQLPEISMKGMELARGIEPPTCGLQISERGLLKSLKTWAILPPIVAIRTLHYPIV is encoded by the coding sequence ATGGCCTGTGTAAGGAAGCGACGAGGTAAATATGTAGTTGATTGGCGCGATGGATCCGGAGTACGCCACTGGAAGACTTTTCACAAAAAGACCGATGCAGATGCACATCGCGATAAGGTTGGACCGGAATCCCGCCAGCGACTTAATCCGACTGTTCCGGCCAATATTAATATAAAGGATTATAGCGATCACTGGAAGAAGTTGATCGGAAAGACGGTAAAGTCACGTACTCTCAACCGTTACTCGGAAATTCTCACGCTCCATATTCTGCCTCGGTTTGAGAAAGTTACGGTTCAAAAGCTAGATCGTGGACGTATCAAACTGTTGTTGGCGGAGAAGTTGAACGAGGGACTTGAAAAGCGGACCGTCCGTAACATTCAGGCGGTTCTACGGGCAATGCTGAACGCGGCGATTGACGACGGACTGATCATTTCTAACCCTGCATCGAAGCTAGGACGAACGCTCAAGTTGACCTTTTCGAAATCCGCTACTCAGGAAGAAATCAAAGCCTTGACCATAGAGCAACGCCAAATCTTCTTGGCGACGGCAATGCGCGAAGCGCCTCGCTACTATCCGTTCTTCTTTGTCTTGGCTGGGACGGGTATGAGACTTGGAGAAGCTTTGGCGCTACAAGCAGAGGATGTGGACATCCCCTCAAAAACAATCCGAATTGGCCGTGCCTTTTGCGAAGATGGCGAACTTGGGACGCCGAAGTGTGGCCATGGCCGGACAGTTGATATCTCTCAAACGTTGACGCAAGCCCTGGCCACGCAGGATACGACGCGCAAAGAGGATAAGCTTAAGTATGGTTGGGCTGAGCTTCCGCCCTGGCTCTTTGTAACGAAAGCTGGAACGCCTTTAGATGCAGCTAATGTTAGAAAAGCGATGCAATCTATTTTGAAAAAGGCAAAGCTACCGACGCATTTCACACCGCACTCTCTCCGGCATACCTACGCCTCGATATTACTTGCGGACGGTATCAGCCCCGTTTATGTGCAAGAGCAGTTAGGTCACGCCACTATTGAACTGACCGTTTCAACCTATGGCCGTTGGCTGAAGAAGAAAGCTCCTGGCGCGTTGGATCGGTTGGATTCTCTTCAGGTAATTTCCGCCGCTGCGTTAGTTAGTGGTAGCAAAGTGGTAGCAAGCGGAGCCTCTGCAAAGAACACACGGACTGGATCGAAATTGCAATTACCTGAAATATCAATGAAAGGTATGGAGCTGGCGAGAGGAATCGAACCTCCAACCTGCGGTTTACAAATCAGTGAAAGGGGATTGCTCAAGTCATTGAAGACCTGGGCAATCCTCCCGCCTATTGTGGCGATTCGCACTTTGCATTATCCCATCGTTTAG
- a CDS encoding threonine ammonia-lyase, whose protein sequence is MVTLQSIEAAACRIRHSIYESPLVHSKTLSRLTGNSIYLKLENLQMTGSFKERGALNRILTMTEDERRVGVIAASAGNHGQGVAYHATQHHIPAQIWMPRSTPLIKLSATRSYGAEVVLHGNSYDEACEAAVEASIERKATFIHPFDDVAVIAGQGTIGIELLAQNPALDVIVVPVGGGGLIGGVACAVKSRSAQIEIIGVQTARLPSMRAALEGEEPVGVPAQSTLADGIAVRRAGTRTLPLVKKYVDGIVTVDEDDIAAAILLLLEGEKTVAEGAGAIALAAVLQGKMGHRGKNIAVLVSGGNVDVNLLARIIEQGMVRDGRRLRLRVLLPDYPGALEGLASMIAKTGANIVETSYNRAHYGVSLNEAAIDITMETRGRDHAAELLAALQGSDYEFSVVE, encoded by the coding sequence ATGGTCACTCTGCAGTCGATTGAAGCCGCCGCCTGTCGCATTCGACACTCGATCTATGAATCTCCGCTGGTCCACTCGAAAACGCTGTCCCGACTGACCGGCAATTCCATTTACCTCAAGCTGGAAAATCTGCAGATGACCGGGTCTTTCAAGGAGCGCGGTGCACTGAATCGCATCCTGACAATGACCGAGGACGAACGGCGAGTGGGTGTCATTGCGGCCTCAGCCGGGAATCATGGCCAAGGCGTGGCCTATCACGCGACGCAGCACCACATCCCCGCCCAAATTTGGATGCCGCGATCAACGCCCCTCATCAAGCTCTCCGCGACTCGTTCGTACGGGGCAGAGGTCGTTCTTCACGGCAATAGTTATGACGAAGCTTGTGAGGCAGCCGTGGAAGCAAGTATCGAAAGGAAGGCGACGTTCATTCATCCCTTCGATGACGTGGCAGTCATTGCCGGACAAGGAACGATTGGCATAGAGCTGCTGGCGCAGAATCCGGCGCTGGATGTGATTGTCGTGCCGGTCGGAGGCGGTGGGTTGATCGGCGGCGTGGCCTGCGCGGTCAAGAGCCGAAGCGCTCAGATTGAGATCATCGGTGTCCAGACAGCACGCTTGCCTTCGATGAGAGCTGCCCTTGAAGGCGAAGAGCCCGTTGGCGTTCCCGCGCAATCGACTCTCGCCGATGGAATTGCGGTGCGCAGAGCGGGCACACGCACGTTGCCGCTCGTGAAAAAATATGTCGATGGCATTGTGACGGTCGACGAAGACGACATTGCGGCGGCAATCCTGCTCTTATTGGAAGGTGAGAAAACCGTAGCGGAGGGTGCTGGTGCCATTGCCCTCGCCGCGGTCCTACAAGGCAAAATGGGCCATCGTGGGAAAAACATCGCGGTGCTGGTGTCCGGCGGCAATGTTGATGTGAACCTATTGGCGAGAATCATTGAGCAAGGCATGGTTCGGGACGGACGACGCTTGCGTCTTCGGGTCCTTCTTCCAGACTATCCTGGTGCGTTAGAAGGCCTGGCCTCGATGATCGCCAAGACGGGGGCCAATATCGTGGAGACGTCGTATAACCGTGCTCACTATGGAGTCAGTTTGAACGAAGCGGCGATCGATATTACGATGGAAACTCGTGGACGCGATCATGCGGCGGAACTCTTGGCTGCCCTGCAGGGCTCTGATTACGAATTCAGTGTGGTCGAGTAG
- the hxsB gene encoding His-Xaa-Ser system radical SAM maturase HxsB has protein sequence MSHFQGIESYHPAIAEYHLLPFRFSHLQHEQYVLSNLAGEYLVLDRDALLDLVTHRLDQNNPIYTDLRARHFLMDSSTSIAPTLISLKLRTRYQRLAEFTTLHIFVVTLRCEHACPYCQVSRQSEDTLSFDMSQEAGSAAIDLALKSPAQLLKFEFQGGEPLLNFRLIQSIVLEAKGKAERLGKQLTFVIATNLALMTKEILDFCREHSILISTSLDGPRELHNTNRPRPGDDSYERTVRAIALVRGALGPDRLSALMTTTEASLSQAKEIIDEYMSRGFPGIFLRALSPYGFAIKTRSYRAYNTERWLRFYKEGIEYIIEQNRQGRDFVEYYAATILKKMFTSEDPGYVDLTSPAGIGIGAIVYNYDGSIYASDESRMLAEMGNDHFKLGHVLTHSYKDIYTSPRLLEALEESFAYSAPMCHDCAFEPFCGADPVFHYATSGDYVGRKPESEYCNRNMEIIKFLICRMEEDRFVRQLFTKWANR, from the coding sequence ATGAGCCATTTCCAAGGGATTGAAAGCTATCATCCCGCCATTGCGGAATATCATCTGCTGCCATTTCGCTTTAGCCATCTGCAACATGAACAATATGTCCTTTCCAACCTTGCAGGGGAATACCTCGTATTAGACCGCGACGCCTTATTGGATTTAGTCACACATCGGTTAGATCAGAACAATCCTATCTATACCGATCTACGAGCCCGACACTTTCTCATGGATTCTAGTACTTCGATTGCACCCACACTAATAAGTCTAAAACTTAGGACGCGCTACCAGAGACTAGCGGAATTCACCACCCTTCACATTTTCGTAGTCACACTTCGATGTGAACATGCTTGTCCTTATTGCCAGGTTTCAAGACAGTCGGAGGATACCCTCAGTTTTGACATGAGCCAGGAAGCTGGTAGTGCAGCGATTGATCTCGCCTTAAAGTCACCTGCTCAACTTCTCAAATTTGAGTTTCAAGGTGGAGAGCCGCTACTGAACTTCCGATTGATCCAATCGATTGTCTTAGAGGCTAAGGGGAAAGCCGAACGATTGGGGAAGCAGCTCACGTTCGTGATTGCCACCAATTTGGCTTTGATGACCAAAGAGATCCTAGATTTTTGTCGAGAGCACTCAATTTTGATCTCCACATCTCTTGATGGCCCACGCGAACTTCACAATACTAATAGACCGCGTCCTGGTGATGACAGTTATGAAAGGACTGTTCGGGCCATTGCCTTGGTGAGAGGAGCTTTGGGACCTGATCGTCTCTCAGCGTTAATGACGACTACCGAAGCAAGCCTCTCCCAGGCTAAGGAGATCATTGATGAATATATGTCACGAGGTTTTCCCGGCATTTTTCTGCGAGCACTCTCACCCTATGGCTTTGCGATAAAGACTAGGTCTTACCGTGCCTATAACACAGAGCGCTGGTTGCGCTTCTACAAGGAGGGCATCGAATACATTATTGAACAGAACAGACAGGGGCGCGATTTTGTTGAGTACTATGCGGCAACCATTCTCAAGAAGATGTTCACAAGTGAAGACCCTGGATATGTCGATCTAACAAGTCCAGCAGGCATTGGAATTGGAGCGATTGTCTACAACTATGACGGGTCCATCTATGCTTCTGATGAGAGTCGGATGCTCGCTGAGATGGGCAACGACCATTTCAAGCTTGGTCATGTCCTGACACATTCCTATAAAGACATCTACACGTCGCCACGACTCCTGGAGGCGTTGGAAGAGTCATTTGCCTATAGTGCTCCGATGTGTCACGACTGTGCGTTTGAACCATTCTGTGGAGCTGATCCGGTGTTTCACTATGCGACCTCTGGAGACTATGTCGGCAGAAAGCCGGAATCGGAATACTGTAACCGCAACATGGAGATAATAAAGTTTCTAATTTGCAGGATGGAGGAGGATCGTTTTGTCCGACAGCTATTCACGAAATGGGCGAATCGTTGA
- a CDS encoding helix-turn-helix domain-containing protein, whose translation MTGSELRTIREEFGWTQDRMADEIGVTANTVARWERNEIDIYEPAARLITILANRGKGGIMAPFDRFVEESLKGFALHLADENIKGAFEQRMRGAREFALYLLGRPHKKGQRTKGTI comes from the coding sequence ATGACTGGAAGCGAGCTAAGAACAATTCGTGAAGAGTTTGGTTGGACACAGGATCGCATGGCGGATGAGATAGGTGTCACAGCGAATACAGTCGCACGATGGGAACGTAACGAGATTGACATTTACGAACCTGCTGCCCGACTTATTACAATCCTAGCTAACAGAGGGAAGGGCGGAATTATGGCTCCTTTTGATCGGTTCGTTGAAGAAAGTCTAAAAGGTTTCGCGCTGCACCTGGCAGACGAAAACATTAAGGGGGCATTCGAGCAACGGATGCGCGGTGCGAGGGAGTTCGCACTCTACCTACTGGGACGGCCACACAAGAAAGGCCAAAGGACCAAAGGAACGATCTAA
- a CDS encoding trypsin-like peptidase domain-containing protein, with amino-acid sequence MSTKEGEEGWRYWLMALRQRSPALTSVLVLLLLGIPVSEPLLHAEDESVRPIDDLNTILMENTFRLEGKGKGGIVTGTVFLIGNQRGDKPDLRIVLVTAAHVLADIVEDFATLHLRQKAEGNEWTRVPFALPIKNKGEPLWTKHPKADIAVMYVRLPSAAVSAISRHLDTSLLADDDMLRRYEIHPGDTLYSLGYPLGFESNGEGFPILRSGKIASYPLIPTNKTKTFMMDFEVFGGNSGGPVYFVDHNRTYNQATHLGQTNRFIVGVLIQQVQTSQIVRELFPERTQQYPVKLAVVVHASLLKETISLLP; translated from the coding sequence TTGAGCACCAAAGAAGGAGAGGAAGGGTGGCGCTATTGGTTAATGGCACTTCGGCAAAGATCTCCTGCATTAACCTCGGTACTGGTCCTTCTCCTGCTAGGCATACCCGTGTCGGAACCTTTGCTTCATGCCGAGGATGAAAGTGTACGACCAATCGATGATCTCAACACGATCCTGATGGAGAATACCTTCCGACTCGAAGGGAAGGGCAAGGGTGGGATTGTTACTGGCACAGTTTTCCTCATTGGCAATCAAAGGGGGGACAAGCCTGACCTCCGCATCGTGCTTGTGACCGCCGCGCATGTGTTGGCCGATATTGTGGAGGATTTCGCCACACTTCATCTCCGCCAGAAAGCGGAAGGAAATGAGTGGACACGTGTCCCATTTGCACTTCCGATAAAAAACAAGGGCGAGCCACTTTGGACTAAACATCCGAAGGCGGATATCGCTGTCATGTATGTTCGTTTACCATCTGCCGCGGTATCCGCAATATCTAGGCACTTAGATACGTCGCTGTTGGCGGATGATGACATGCTGCGTCGCTATGAAATCCATCCAGGCGATACCCTGTATTCCCTCGGTTATCCATTAGGTTTTGAGTCAAATGGCGAGGGCTTTCCTATATTGCGTAGTGGTAAAATCGCGTCCTATCCTTTGATCCCAACAAACAAAACAAAGACATTTATGATGGATTTCGAAGTCTTCGGCGGTAATAGTGGAGGACCGGTCTATTTTGTAGATCATAACCGTACGTATAACCAAGCCACTCATCTCGGTCAGACCAACCGATTCATCGTAGGTGTGCTGATCCAGCAGGTTCAAACCAGCCAAATTGTCAGAGAGCTCTTTCCCGAGCGAACCCAGCAATACCCCGTGAAGCTCGCTGTGGTCGTTCATGCCAGCCTACTCAAGGAGACCATTTCACTCCTTCCATGA
- the hxsD gene encoding His-Xaa-Ser system protein HxsD produces the protein MNSIFVEFDLNAFSLNVVKLAAYRYLHLFTTDIMVNDQRIQCALQFASTLSQDKTQQIVNDFKKEVLDQDLRERLKAETETVRNLILAHAFSKTGLADQ, from the coding sequence ATGAATTCCATATTTGTCGAATTTGACCTCAACGCATTTTCGTTGAATGTCGTGAAGTTGGCTGCATACCGATATCTCCATCTCTTTACAACAGATATCATGGTCAACGATCAGCGCATTCAGTGCGCACTGCAATTTGCATCTACGCTAAGTCAAGACAAGACACAGCAGATCGTGAACGATTTTAAGAAGGAAGTCTTGGATCAGGACTTGAGAGAAAGACTAAAGGCCGAAACTGAGACCGTAAGGAACCTCATTTTGGCCCATGCTTTTTCTAAAACTGGTTTGGCGGACCAATGA